The DNA region CTGCGACCTGCATGTAGACGTATTCAAGGCATCTCTCGACAAGAAGGAGCCGCTCCTCGCTCCCCCCGGGCACCCGGTGCATACGTTCATGCTCGAAAACCGGGCGGCCGAAGACATACTCCACGAGCTCACCGCGCTTCTCGACAAGATATGCACCGCCGGCGAGGAAGAGTTTTTCGCATGGTACAAGGGCAACCTGGAGGAGCTCATCCATAAGCTCTCCCGGATCGACCTGCACTACCTGAGAAAAGAGAACCAGCTCTTCCCTCTCCTCGAGGCCCACGCTATAAAAGGACCTACCGAAGTCATGTGGGCTATCCATGATGATATACGGGACGAGCTCAAGAAGGCCGCAGCGCAGCTCGAAACGCTCCAGGCCCGCGATGCGCTCACCACCATAAAGGGCCTTGTGAAAGCGATAGGGGACATGATCTACAAAGAGGAGCACATCCTCTTTCCCCTCGCAATGAAGACGCTCTCGGATGCCGACTGGCAGAGAGTGCGCAGGGGAGAGGAGGAGATCGGCTACGCCTGGATCACGCCCCAGGAGGGGTGGGTTTCGGGCGATGCAGCCGTCGCTCCGCCTGCAACGGCTGCTGCTCCGGGGTTCCTCGACCTCAGTGTGGGCCGGCTGACGCCGGAGCAGGCGGACCTGATACTGACCCATCTGCCGGTGGAGCTTTCGTTCGTGGACGAGCATGACGAAGTCAGGTACTATTCCCAGGTGAAGGAGAAGATATTCCCGCGGAGCCCCGCCGTGATCGGCAGGAAGGTCCAGAACTGTCATCCTCCGAAGAGCCTCCACATGGTCCAGAAGATTATCGATGCATTCAGGGCGGGCACGAGAGATGTCGCCGATTTCTGGATCGAAATGAACGGCAGGTTTGTGCATATCAGGTACTTTGCGGTTCGCGACGCCGGGGGCGCCTACCGGGGGACGCTCGAGGTCGTGCAGGATGCGACAGATATCCGCACTCTCACCGGCCAGAAGCGGCTGCTCGATTGGGATTAGCCAAGGGTATCGAAAAAGCAGACCCTGTTCCGCCCGCTCTCCTTCGCTGCATAGAGCGCGCGGTCAGCCTGCCCGATGATCGTATCCGGCTGGAGCTCCTCCAGCCCGGGAGACGTCGCGATCCCGATGCTGATCGTAACGGGAATCCGCTCCTCCCGGCAGAAGAACCGCTCGCCCTGCACCGCGTTCCGCAGCTCTTCGCCCAGCGCGGCAGCGGCATCCCGGCCGGTATTCGACATGAGGATGATGAACTCCTCTCCACCGTATCTTCCCGTAATGTCCTCTCTTCTGGCAGTTATGAGCAGGATCTCCGCGAGGTGCCGCAAGACCTCATCCCCGCAGCGGTGGCCGTGGGTATCGTTGATCCGCTTGAAATGGTCGATGTCGAGCATCATCACCGAAAGGGGCTCATGGTAGCAGGCCGACCACGACAGCTCCTCATTCAGCCGCGCCGTGAAGAAGTTCCGGTTGTAGAGGCCGGTGAGATAGTCGTGGTCCAT from Nitrospirota bacterium includes:
- a CDS encoding DUF438 domain-containing protein produces the protein MQLGPGTKIDDLLSAYPFLLDFLLGQSPQFRLLQSSVMRKTVGKVATVSQAAAIGGIDPALLLRGIAAEIKDKTGESVAIAGDGAEAGGAASEKAPHSAAERQALLKEIIRDLHRGVDVAILKQRFHDLVKDVEPSDIAQMEQRLIEEGMPETEIKRLCDLHVDVFKASLDKKEPLLAPPGHPVHTFMLENRAAEDILHELTALLDKICTAGEEEFFAWYKGNLEELIHKLSRIDLHYLRKENQLFPLLEAHAIKGPTEVMWAIHDDIRDELKKAAAQLETLQARDALTTIKGLVKAIGDMIYKEEHILFPLAMKTLSDADWQRVRRGEEEIGYAWITPQEGWVSGDAAVAPPATAAAPGFLDLSVGRLTPEQADLILTHLPVELSFVDEHDEVRYYSQVKEKIFPRSPAVIGRKVQNCHPPKSLHMVQKIIDAFRAGTRDVADFWIEMNGRFVHIRYFAVRDAGGAYRGTLEVVQDATDIRTLTGQKRLLDWD
- a CDS encoding diguanylate cyclase, with product MKVLIAETTAETKGILGRMLQDEGYSCCFVRNGCDIIDRVYHEAPDVIFLPAHLSDACSLKILEKLKSAPSTRDIPVILISMRRGQKTLARGYQLGAYDYISRPYFKEEVIARLRNILYLRRKSKEIEEMMDHDYLTGLYNRNFFTARLNEELSWSACYHEPLSVMMLDIDHFKRINDTHGHRCGDEVLRHLAEILLITARREDITGRYGGEEFIILMSNTGRDAAAALGEELRNAVQGERFFCREERIPVTISIGIATSPGLEELQPDTIIGQADRALYAAKESGRNRVCFFDTLG